Within the Metasolibacillus fluoroglycofenilyticus genome, the region ACGGAATTTCAAATTGCAGATGCAACGATTTTAAATGCCATTCGCTACCATACAACAGGGCGCGCGAATATGACGAAGTTAGAAAAAATACTTTTTATAGCAGATATGATTGAGCCAAATCGCAAGTTTCCGGGTGTTGATGATTTACGTAAAATCGCACAGAAAGATTTAACAATCGCGATGCGTACATGTATTCATCATTCAGTGGCACATTTAATAAAGATGGAATTGGCGATTTATCCACAATCAATCGAATGCTATAACTACTATATAAGAGAGGATTAAATAATTAATGAATGAAACATTATTACAATTAGCATATAAAGCGGCAGATGATAAACATGCGGAGGATATTGTTGTATTAAATATGCACAGCATTTCCTTACTGGCGGATTATTTTATTATTTGCCACGGTAATTCAGATCGCCAAGTGCAGGCGATTGCACGTGAGCTTCAAGAAAAGGCACACGAGAATGGCTTTGAAGTGAAGCGCGTTGAAGGCTTTGATACAGCTCGCTGGATTTTAGTTGATATAGGCGATGTTGTTGTTCATATATTCCATAAAGATGAGCGTGCCTATTATAATTTAGAGCGCCTATGGGGAGATGCACCTCAATTGGACGCACCTGAACTGTAATGGCTAGCTACGAACGATTTGCGCAGGTTTATGATGCATTAATGACAGATATCCCATATGACGAATATGTAGAGTGGATAAAAGCCTATGCACCACAAGCCAAATACCCAACTCTATTAGACATTG harbors:
- the yqeK gene encoding bis(5'-nucleosyl)-tetraphosphatase (symmetrical) YqeK; the encoded protein is MEREKLLDAIKPRMPKKRYIHTIGVMETATQLAKRYNEDAKKAEVAAILHDVAKYADEEWMREIVRTHQLGNELIAWGTEILHGPVGAWIAQTEFQIADATILNAIRYHTTGRANMTKLEKILFIADMIEPNRKFPGVDDLRKIAQKDLTIAMRTCIHHSVAHLIKMELAIYPQSIECYNYYIRED
- the rsfS gene encoding ribosome silencing factor, with protein sequence MNETLLQLAYKAADDKHAEDIVVLNMHSISLLADYFIICHGNSDRQVQAIARELQEKAHENGFEVKRVEGFDTARWILVDIGDVVVHIFHKDERAYYNLERLWGDAPQLDAPEL